cactgctttttgcctttcatttccaccatcTAGGTCACTgggtcagatactgttcacaaaaggtCACCGAATGTCAGTTTGCAGGTCACGAAATTGACCTAGAGTGACCTTTTGTGAACAATGTCTGACCCAGTGAcctcaacgggtgaacttgctctaagtgaGTTTATGGCCTGCTTTTTTAAAAATATCATCAAAGGAAAACCACAAAAAAAAGCCCAGATCACCGAGAAACAGCCCAAGGGAAAATTAACGATTAGAGGGTCTTCCAAAAATTGCTAAAAATGTCTGTTAGGttaattttttcatttcttcaaaTTATGTTCTGCACAACAATCCAAATAGACCacgaaaaaatttaaaaaattcaaagtctacACATCGATTCTACTTTCATTTCGTCATTTTTGTTTAAAGCACAAGAGCAAAAGGCTCAAGAACTGCAACTCATGgacaaaagaaaaggagagagagatttgCACTGAAACAAGTGTCAGTAGTATGAAAAGCATTGCAAGTGTCAATCTAGTTTGCCACTCGTTAGACCTTCCACTACGTCACTTCATAGATACACGTGCTCCAACCAATGTAACTGATCCCTGGTGTACACCCTCAGTTCCTAGTAATACCACTTCcaagtttacaaaaaaaaattaaaaattaaaaaaaaaaatagtaccaCTTCCGAGTGAAAGTACTGTAATTTTCAATGCTATAGTTAACCTAATAGATCAGTACCGAACCAAAACCAATTGGGGCATTCATACCTTATCTTCCGGAGTGCAGAAAATACATCTTTTATTAGAAGTGGTGGAGGAGGGGCAAGCAAAGTCTGTGTCTGCCGGCATGCTTGAGCAACATCACCTATAAACATAATAGATCATTCATAATTTATTCAGACCTTGCAGAAAgaaaacccaacaaaaaaaaaataataataaaataaaattacaagaaGAATGATCGAGTCCTACCAAGATCTCCCAATTCATTGTACATATCCCTGATTTTGGATCTGCTTGTCCCACATGCGTCCTCCAGTGCTGCTGTGACCAAACTTCCACCAATGTTCAGTTCCtatatcattcatacatgtgAGAATTCCTTTCCTTCCTTGTGTTTCTTTCAGTTTATATTTATTTGTCAGGAGAGGGGTCTAAGCGAGCATTAGAGTCCTCATTCTTGTCATTAGCCAGATTAATGGATTTAGAAAAAGGAACTATGCTGCATATCGCAGTAATCAGGGCAAAAAAATGCATCAAAGCACATTGAACAGAAAACATCAAAAAAGCATAGGGTACATTAAAGTTGTTCAACACAAAAATTGCTCACCAGACCTTCAACCTGAGCaaatgaaataataataataataataatatccaTTTATTTTCACACATTTAATCCCATTTACAATACTATATTGGAACCAGAAACTTCCGTCATTAACTTAACTACTTTTACGTAAGCATAAACCTTAGGCTACTATTGTTAAGAAGACATAGAGTAAGTTAATTATGAAAGTTTAGTGTACAAATAACTTAACTTCATCCCACAATACATATGAGACAGAGATCTAGCTTTTTCCTATGTACAGGAATACAACACTTTTCGAGAAACAATTTTTATTGATCACAAAGAATGATACATTAAAAGTAGACAAGAGGTGCAAAGCAGAAAAGCaatagcaaaacccagaaagctaTGTCAAATACAATAAGCTTGCCACAAACAAACCACCCcttatacaaaagaaaataactaaAAGGTGGAAGATAGAGAAACCTACCaaatgaaagagaaaaaagataGACACACCTCAACATATACAAGGCCTTGTATGAAAATATTTTATTACTCAACTttaaaatgtgtgtgtgtgtgtgtgtgtgttgatgTATATAGAGCAATCATCTAAGAACTGAAAGGTGAAAAAGTACAGCaattgtacaaaaaaaaaaaaaacaaaacaaaacaaatacacATGATTAAAGAGGATGTTCAACTAACCACATTTTCGTGGTCTGCAGCTATCTTATTGGTGCACAAATAAACTGAAGGCAGCACATCATCAGGAGACAGGGCAAGCAAACTGTAAGAAAGATTGCAAGCAATTTTGTGCCgcaataacaaaaaaattataaaaaggtTGTCCCAATAATATATAAAGGTCGATCAAATAAGAACAAAGCACACACCAGACCTTCTGAACATATTGCAGAGCATAGAAGTAGCCTTTATCTTGCCTTTTTCATCCTCTAGTAAGTCAAAGGTTCGTGCAAGATGTAAATATGGAGCATGTTGTCCATTGCTCCAGCATGCTGCATATGTATCTACATGTTATGCAATATCATCTCTGCAAGGAATAGATTAAAGGACACTACAGAGAAAAAGTTCAATGGCTTGTCCTTACTGAAAACAGACTAACCATGATCTACAGGATTGTATTTTTCTGGTGGTAGTGACACAGAAGTTGCAGCGACGTTATCTGGTAATGACCCCCGTACAGACAAATCAGCTACCACTCCTATTTTCcctaattcaatttttttttggacagaAGAAGAGTTATCTATACCACATTTGGACTGAACTGATTTTGCATCAACCACCAGCTCCACTTCATTCTCATCAGACCTGCCTTCATTATTACGGTAATGTATATCCACAGCCATACTAATATCCCCATTTGCCTTTTGAAGAATGGTACCAGCATAGCTTTTTAATGATTCATTGCCATCTATTATCTGAAGAAATTGATCTATTGCATCCTTGTATGATTGGGTGACATGATCTGGTAATTTTTTATCTTTAGGGTTTTGTTCACCTACTGATCCAATCTCTGCACTTTCTGTAACGTCAGGCAAAACTTTACTAAAAAACCTTGTTATTGTCGATTGTTTTGGCCCACACAAATTCAATTTTGACTGTAACTTTACTTTCTTGTTAACTTTATTACTGATCTTCCTCCCTCTTTTTCCAGGGGAAATGCCACTTTTAACAATATTTCTTGGGTTGGGTGAAATATGAGCTTGGCTTGAAGAAACATCAATATTTGCATGAACAGAACCTGCTTTTGTCGGTGATGCTGTGTCACAGAGTGAGCTGGTCTCGGATACAGATACGGCACTTGTAGAGGCAATTCCTTGATCATGAAATTCTGTTTCACGATCGTAAAATTTAGTGACTGCTTCAACAATGTCCCCTCCTGAGCTCCCAATCAGATCTAGCATCTGCTGGCGAGTGACCCATGACGGCAAACAATCACGAAGTTGTTGAATAATTTCCTCTGCTTTTTCATCAGTTAACAATATTGGAGTTTGTGAATCAGGTTCTTGGAGAGGAGACAACAATTCCTTACCAAAGCCTACATTAGTATCTCCCATAGTATCAATATCTGAAGGTGTTGCCTTTTTCTCTTGATCCTGCCCCTCCATGGTGTAATCTTTGGCATCACTGTCAACCTTCCCACCTCCTTCTGTAGTCCCACGATGAAAACCCTGCAGGAACTCTTTTTTGTTGGCCATTTCATCAATTAACCCAGCAAAATGCTTTTGCATTTTACTGGCCTGTTTACTGTCTATCTTTTCCACATCGGAGCCCACTGTAGGAATCACACGCTTTGGTTTCAAAAACCTGACGTATTCTCTAAGTTCATCATAGTTTGAATGCTCACTGTAGGGTACAAGATGGATCTCAAAAGCATCCTTTGACCTCACCGAGAACTTGTTACGCTTGACTTCATAAGTCCAGCCAGTAGGGACAAACCCTACAACCCTGGAATACCCCCTCTCAACCATAATCTCCTCCATTTTCACAAAATTTGGCCTGAAATATGGCCAAGTCTCACCCAACACATTCCACCCAACAACATGCACATCACTCTCACATTCATCCTCTGTAAACACCCCACTGTCTCCGTAACCCAAAACACGCAGCACCGCCATTTTTCGAGCATCCACATACACTTTACGCTTACATCTACGAGCAATTTCTATCAAAATCTTCTCTTTCCCAATCACATATGTAGCAACAAGGAACAGAACACTTTTCATAGAAACTTCGTGTTCACCTCCGACTCTTTCTATCAAGCTAGAAATATAATCAACAGATTCTTCTTGTGAAGGAAACACGAATTTGGGATTGCAATAAGTTGTATCCAAGAAAACGGCGTCTGAACCCACAAAGTTACGGAGAAAAGGGTCTAGCTTCATCGGAGCAGAAAACCGAAAATCACCAGTGTGAACATACCTCTGGAAGTCTCCATTGGAGGCGGGAACTTTGAACAAGAACTGAACGGCGCCCGGGCAATGATTGGCGTCAATAAGCACGACCTCGCATCCATCGATGAGAAGGGGCTGTCCGAGCGGCAGAGGAACCACGAAAAGCGAAGAGACGTTGAGGACGTCTGTGAGAAGACGAGCGGTGGTGGGGGAGCAAAAGACGAGGCCTTGGGACCAATTGGGGGAGAGACCGCCGTAGTGATCGGAGTGGAAGTGAGAGAGGAAGTAAGAGACGGAATAATCGCCGGCATAGCGGAATGCGTCGAGGGCGAAACGGGTTCTGGGGATGAGTTTGGAGTGGGGGAATGTGGAGGGAattggagggagagagagttcAAGGGGACGGGGTATGGGTCTGGGTGGGTGGGAAAAGGCGGTTAGGGCAGTCAGGAAGAGGTCCGTAGAATCTAGAGCCGTCATCAAGAACATCATTCTCTGTTCACGCCTAAACAGGGTCCGACATTTTTATATCTTCGGGAGATGAATTCCAACGATCGAACGACTTCGGGTTTCTGTTTGGGCCCAGTACAGTTGAACTATTGGTCAAATGCTACCTTGTCAAAGCACGCAATCAAAACAAGCATATTATGGTTGAGTCTGATTCTTCCCTTGTGGTTAATTTGGTTAAAGAGGAGCGGATGTTACACATTGTTGAGACTTGAGACCAAAAATTTACAGGTTCATTTTCAAATAGGATCCTTCTTCCTCTAATTTTGTTGAGTGCTTTATTTAAAGCGCAAGACTTATAGTGAGAGGAGGAAACAAACACACGTTGCATGCCTTGGAGAATGTAGTAGTATCCAAGTTAATTACTGATGGGTTTGAAAGAGAGGACTCATGCTTCATTGTAACCAAGATGGCTCCTCACATAGAGTAATGCTCCTTTATACGAAGCAATCAAGTTTCAAAATCAATCTTAGAAAATGCTAGGATGAACGTTTTCTGGATATCGGGGATTTAAAGCAATCCTGACATGTATTGATAACAGAAATTTGCAATAAAGACAGCAAGTTGTTTACCCAATGAAAATCTCAAATTGAGGGAAAAACATTGCGGGGCTCTAATTCTTGAGAGCTCAAATGAAAGACAATCCAGTAATGGTGAAGAATGAGTTTCTTTACAAACATAAGTAGCACTAACCACAGTTACAATCACTAGACTATCTAGATGATGTGTTTGACTCGAACTTCTTTTGTCTTCTTCACTTGGAAGCTTTTTCACTTGAAGGGAAGATACTAATACGACCTTCATCCTTCTtgcatcaaggacttctccactGATCTCGAGAGAATTTATGCAGGTGTATGAGCGATAAAACACTTAAGGAACAACTGATTCTAATGATTCATATCAGAAACTCTCTTGCTAAGCAAGAACACTTTTTGCACTAAAATGAGATGCACAATAATCTCACGCGAAAGCTTTGATCGCTTGACTGATTTTTTTAAGAATATATGGAGGGAAAATTCCTACTCAATCAAAGTTTTTAACCTAATTGACTCCtattaagaaaaaaaacctTTTAAGAAAAGATTGTCAATTAGCTTTAAAACGATCCTCAATTAATTAGAACTGATTCTCTTAAACAGTACGAATTAACCAGctggaaaatatattttctaatcaatatttaaataacagaaaGACACATTCCAAATAAGGACATCTTAAAACCACTGACTGACTTGGGGATTGTAACACAGGTTGCAATCCCAGTGCATATGTAGACACATGAAATGCATTTACCTAAGATATCTTTGAGATCAGTTTTGAGACACTTTTTCAGCTTCTTCGGTGATGAAACAACATGATATACTTCACttgctttgtatgggaatgccaacataAACATGTACAAAACTTGTACAAACATGTACAAAACTTGTAATTTCAAtatccccctttggcattcctatacaaaacaatCCTATACTAATcaaactccccctcaacaagtactTAAGATCATCACATTCCATGAGCAATATACCTTTCCTAAAACACTTATCAACACACCTTGTGAAGAGCAAGTAACCAAGTAAGATAGGAAGAACTATAATATGGCTTAATCAATGTAACACAGTTTCAACACATGCCAAGAAAAACCAATAAGTGGTTTAGAGAGAGCGAAAGAAAACCTAGAAGGAAAACAACAGAAGTTCTTCTGCTACACAATCCTTCCTCCCCTTTTTTGAATAGGGATGCCAAAGAGTTGAGATGCTGGGGTGAGATTTGCAACTGCTGCCTTAAGAGCTTGGAGATCCCCCTCAATGTGACCCAAACGCTGGTGAACCTCTCCCTGAAGACGATCCAATTTCTCGTGAACCACAGGAAAGTGCTCTTGTGAAAGACGAGAAAGAGCAACGGTCTCAACAGATATGCCTTTGGTCTTGCTTTGACTGGTACTCCGAATAAGAGTGGTCTTGCTTTGACTGGTACTCCGAATAAGAGAGCTCCAGGAGAAGATCTTCAAGGCTGGACGAACCTCATCGTCCTAAGCAACCTTAACACCCCGATCCTGGCAGACTGCAGTGATAACTGAGGGAAAGACCAGAGCTGCTTTCTTGTGACGACGACCCTCAGCAGCAGCTTTCCGGATGGCCTTGTACATGTAATGCTTATCAGGACTGCAAGGACCCCTTTAGTTGACCAAAAAGATGAAACGAGTATATTCCAATGTGAGCTTGCTGGTTTGGGTTAAGGGATACAAAAGAACACGAACGAGGTGGCCCAATAATTAATACCACTCACTAAGAGCACCAGCAGAAATCTCCTCATGTGTCACATCTGGTTTGGACTCATAAATCTCAGCCACTACTGCATCCAAGGTCAGAGCTTCAACAACCTCATCCACTAAAGTGGAGTGACTAGTCCCAAAGCAGCACGAATGGTGCCCAGAGTAAAGGGAATAGAGACTCCCCAGATGTCAATATTGCAACCAACAGGAGTGGcatttgaaagcaaatccacttGCAGAGGCATATTAGGGGAACAACAAGCATAGAATTCTCTAACAACAGTGAGATTAGGAGCAGGCAAAGCATCCAACACAGATTCCTAATTAAAAGTATGAACGATTTCAGCAAACAACTGCCTAATTCACGCACATCAAATTTCTTTTCAAAGACAATGGGACGCAGACAAGTATATGTTTCAAAGTCAATTGTTTGAGTGCGAGTACCAAATTGAGTGAGAGATGATACCTTACTCGATTTTGGAGGAGCTTTCCGGGACTCTGAAGAGGCAGGGGTTGAAAGGCCGGAAATCCTGGCTTTCTTAGGCGGAGGAGCCGAAGATGATGAGTTGTCAAAGCAGCGGTGCAAAGCAGTGCTTGGGGAAGGAAAGCCATGCTCGGAGGCAGACTTGGAGGGCTTGCGCGAAGCAGGAGTGGACAGTTGTGGTGGAGGAGGTGGCTGACCCAGAAGGAGATAATGGTGCCTATGCGGTGGAGCGAGAGCGCAAAATCCTGAGGATGCTCTGCCGAGATAAGGGGTCTCGAGTTGTGACTCGTGCGGTGGAGGCGAGAGGAGCACCGGAATGGCTAAGATGgtagtggttgggccggaacgGCAGGTCAGTTAGCAACATGCTTGAGTCGAACCATGTTGAGAGAGTAGAGAGCAAAGGCAGCCAAGAaagattgaatttgaaatcgaaAGAAAACCCAACTGATGGAGGCATTCgagaaaaactgaaaaatatttattttatttataaaaaagaAATGGAGATTTCTTGTGAAGTTTACTTTGACTCCAACCAACTTGTACAGGATAACCAAGTCATAATTCAAATCAGATAGAGTACTGTGGAGTTGACCTTGTACCGGAACTCCACCTTAGTGGATCATGTTATGAAGGATGCAAAAATTGAAATGTaaacacacaatgagtgggttTGTATCCTTATACAATTGACAAAGATTAAAAACATAGCCTTTTAGACAAGAGTGTTAGCACCAATCCTCAAGCATGAATGCAATAAGATAAGGTTATGTGAGTAAAGAGTTTTTGACAACAACAAAGTAAGTAAGAAGATGATCGAGTATTCTGTACCTTTATTGTGTAAGTGAACATAGCTCAAAGTAAGGTGTGTAAGAAACTCAgaatcaaagaaaatagaacATAATTAAGAAGtgaaagaaaataattacaatGAACTCAAATTTCCTCTTATGACATCGTGTGGGcactatattttttttctttttgcctttcacATATTAAGAAaatttttcacacattttttttttcacattaaGACTCATGCAACAAGTTTTATGCCAGCAACTCCCAAGCCAGttgactttagggtactagatgtaacaaggacatcccaaaggACACATCAACTCGAACcaatagtttcacaatccaccGAGGTGACCAAGCCATTCCCTTTTCTTCCCAAACCTCATATCGTTCACCACAACCAAGGCTTGTTTACTTTGAGAATAGTCTGGCCTTGCTCCAAATATTTGTACCTTTTAACAGGGAGCAACAACTATATTTACTCACTCAATATGTGTGAACTAAGATCAAATCAACCAAGAAGATACTTACCATCATAAAGGAGTATATATGCATGTGAGAATACAAAGTGATGaagaatatgttgttcaagctcaAGATTATAGAGTGATGCAATAACCAATTCAAAACATGTTATTCAACTCATCACAATCAGGTTTAAGGAAAGTATCAGAACActtgtcaatctaagttcaatTTGATCTGTCAGACACTTTGGGATACAAACCTCATATGCAATCCTGATTCTCCAGAAAGCAGAAATAAAAAGAGCAATGCACCTATACTAATATAATATCATACATTGTGAATGCATGCAAAAATGGATCAAATCAAGGGAGAATATCAGTACTTAGAACGTACACCAATGACGCTTTTAAGTAATCCAAAACGAGCATTATGGATACTCTCAAAGTGAGTGCCAGTTTAAACCCTGCATCGAATTGTAGTAAATAATAAGTAGGGTATCATTCTAAGCCGGGGATTGGGGCATACTTACTGTCAAAACGGTTAAGCAAATTAGTATTATTCACAATGTATGAAACAAAATATAAGTATATACGAAAATTACAAGATAAGGGGGGATGTATAAGAGTTGTATTTAAATCTAACTATCTAACCTAAGTAATCAAACAAATCTGAATCAAAGTAGAAGTAGATGAATGGAGGAAGTAGAGATATAATTAACAACTATTAACACGTTAAGCAGATTATCAAACATAAATTTAGAATCAAACATGCCaaagaaagaaatcaatcaaaaat
Above is a genomic segment from Rosa chinensis cultivar Old Blush chromosome 3, RchiOBHm-V2, whole genome shotgun sequence containing:
- the LOC112192370 gene encoding DNA ligase 6 isoform X9, with translation MMFLMTALDSTDLFLTALTAFSHPPRPIPRPLELSLPPIPSTFPHSKLIPRTRFALDAFRYAGDYSVSYFLSHFHSDHYGGLSPNWSQGLVFCSPTTARLLTDVLNVSSLFVVPLPLGQPLLIDGCEVVLIDANHCPGAVQFLFKVPASNGDFQRYVHTGDFRFSAPMKLDPFLRNFVGSDAVFLDTTYCNPKFVFPSQEESVDYISSLIERVGGEHEVSMKSVLFLVATYVIGKEKILIEIARRCKRKVYVDARKMAVLRVLGYGDSGVFTEDECESDVHVVGWNVLGETWPYFRPNFVKMEEIMVERGYSRVVGFVPTGWTYEVKRNKFSVRSKDAFEIHLVPYSEHSNYDELREYVRFLKPKRVIPTVGSDVEKIDSKQASKMQKHFAGLIDEMANKKEFLQGFHRGTTEGGGKVDSDAKDYTMEGQDQEKKATPSDIDTMGDTNVGFGKELLSPLQEPDSQTPILLTDEKAEEIIQQLRDCLPSWVTRQQMLDLIGSSGGDIVEAVTKFYDRETEFHDQGIASTSAVSVSETSSLCDTASPTKAGSVHANIDVSSSQAHISPNPRNIVKSGISPGKRGRKISNKVNKKVKLQSKLNLCGPKQSTITRFFSKVLPDVTESAEIGSVGEQNPKDKKLPDHVTQSYKDAIDQFLQIIDGNESLKSYAGTILQKANGDISMAVDIHYRNNEGRSDENEVELVVDAKSVQSKCGIDNSSSVQKKIELGKIGVVADLSVRGSLPDNVAATSVSLPPEKYNPVDHACWSNGQHAPYLHLARTFDLLEDEKGKIKATSMLCNMFRSLLALSPDDVLPSVYLCTNKIAADHENVELNIGGSLVTAALEDACGTSRSKIRDMYNELGDLGDVAQACRQTQTLLAPPPPLLIKDVFSALRKISVQTGTGSSARKRSLIVNLLRSCREKEMKFLVRTLGNVEYKRVERPVWLLDEVG